In Candidatus Dependentiae bacterium, the genomic stretch CAGATAACCGGGATTTTTTTTGTAAGATGTTCGTATTGGCTGAGGTGATAGAGAAATGCTTTTTTATCTTCGTCGGTGATTAAATCTGATTTATTAACTACTAAAATAAGCGATTTGTGCTCTTTGTGTGCATAGAAAAGGAGTTTTAATTCTTGATCGGTGATGCGTTTTTCTGACGCATCGCACATTAAAACGATTAAATTGGCATGCTTAAGCACTTTGAATGATGTTTTTACCATCAAAAGTTCAAGTGGGTCTTCTACCGCTTGTTGTTTTCTAATTCCAGCGGTATCAGCAAATTCGATGGCTGTTTGGTGAATGTTTATCGTACTACGAACGGCTTCTCGCGTTGTTCCAGGGATATCAGAAACCAATGAGCGCTCTTCGCGAACGAGTAGGTTGAGCATCGATGATTTGCCGACGTTTGGTTTGCCGATGATTGCAACTTTGTACTCCGGTTCTGTCTGAACTTCTTCGTGCTTGATTGCAGGAACAAGCGCGCTGATTCTGTCTAAAAGTTTTGCAAACCCGCGTCCGTGAATAGCAGAAATGGTGTGAATGTCATGAAATCCAAATTCTGCAAATTCGCTGATTGCCTGAGCGTCTTGGTCGTTGTTATCAACTTTATTGATAACAAGAAGGGTTGGCAGTCCGCTGGTGCGGGCCATTTGTGCAAGCTTACGGTCATCTGCGGTAATGCCTTCGGTACTATCACAAACAAATAAAATAAGGCTTGTTTTTTTTAAAATAGCTTCGATGCTTTTTCGTACGGCAAGGTCAATTTCGGTATTCTTTTTTTCAAGAGGGACGCCACCTGTATCGATGAGGCGGTAGGTTTTGTCGTTCCAGTTGACGACGTCTTCGATCGGGTCTCGTGTCACGTGCGGGCGATCAAATACAAGGCTTCGAGCACCACTTGATAAACGGTTAAAAATAGTGGACTTACCGACGTTTGTTCGTCCAAAAAGAACGACAACCGGCAACTCTGTGCGCGTGCTGGACATACAAAAACTCTCTAAAAAACGATACAAACGATTAACGATACCCGGAAAAAAGCATGGTTTTTACAGAAAAAACCATCATTAAATCAGTTTACCTGGAAAATACTTCATGATCAAGTCGGTGGTTGGCCCTTCGGCAAGATTGCGCGCAGAAAGAGTTGGTTGCCCAGGGCTTGCGGAGGAATCATTTTTTTGAGGAGTGGGGTTTTTTTTGGGTTCCTTGGATTTGCTCTGAAATTCTATGGTTTTTACTGAGGGGAAGGCTGTTAAAATCTTTTTGTGCCAGATGGTTTTGCGTTCAGAAAGTTGCTCATCCAAAAATGAATTAAAGTTGTCGATGTAAACAAGCAGTCTTGTTTCGCTTATCTCTGGATGGGCTTTGCGTAAAATGCTGTAGGGAATTTTGTCAGGCTCGTTGGAGAGGTCATTAATAACGGTGAGCCATTCTGCAGGTAAGTCAGTAGGCTCTGAGCTGGCGTCATTTTTGAGTTCAGGAGTTTTTTTGGGGTGAACCAGGGTGGGCTGCGGTGTTTGCTTTGATTCATGAATTATTTTTTTACCGATCGAATCTGGTTGTTGTGTTGACGCAGTTGCAAGAGAAATTGATTCTGACGGAGCGTTTTTTAGCAGTGATTGTGTGTGTGCATTGCACATGCTGCTTAAAAAGTGCTCAATAAAAAGGTGTTTATTGGTTGTGGTGTTTAAAATTTTTTCTGCAAGCCAAAATTGTGTGTTTATAAATGCAAGTCGGGGTGATGCAGTTTGTTTGCTTAGAGCATCTATTTCTGCTTCATGTGGCATAAATGAGCTATGGATTCCTGAACCGCAAAAAGATCGAGAAAGGCATGAAAAACCTTCACATAGGCTGAGCCAAAAAGTTGTTGGGTTTGTGTCGTAAAAATTACATTTTTCAAGCGCTGAAAAGAGAGATGAAGGGTTTTCTTGGATGATCGATTGTATGATTTGAACAATGTGTGAGGTATCTGCGATACCAAAGGTGTGGGAGATCACATCAATTGTTATTTGATCGTGAAGTGATGCCAGCTGTTCAAGAAGATTCAGTGCGTCTCTGATGCAGCGATCGGCTTTTGTTACCAGCATGCGAATGGCATCGCTGGTAATTGAGATAGAATGATTTTCGGCAACTCTTGTGATGTATTCGCAGACAACTGCGTGACTTGGTGCATTAAAAACCCCCAAGAAAGAGCGAGAT encodes the following:
- the dnaX gene encoding DNA polymerase III subunit gamma/tau gives rise to the protein MSTSIHFARTLRPKKLSEVIGQEIVSNMLSNSIYLNRYFPVYLFYGQRGCGKTTVARILATMINCSQLESFQADPRSTQLPCTTCPSCIASREGCHPDFIEIDAASNTGVDNVRAILESAQYLPLMGRKKIYLIDEAHMLSKAAFNALLKMLEEPPVNALFILATTEIAKIPITVKSRSFLGVFNAPSHAVVCEYITRVAENHSISITSDAIRMLVTKADRCIRDALNLLEQLASLHDQITIDVISHTFGIADTSHIVQIIQSIIQENPSSLFSALEKCNFYDTNPTTFWLSLCEGFSCLSRSFCGSGIHSSFMPHEAEIDALSKQTASPRLAFINTQFWLAEKILNTTTNKHLFIEHFLSSMCNAHTQSLLKNAPSESISLATASTQQPDSIGKKIIHESKQTPQPTLVHPKKTPELKNDASSEPTDLPAEWLTVINDLSNEPDKIPYSILRKAHPEISETRLLVYIDNFNSFLDEQLSERKTIWHKKILTAFPSVKTIEFQSKSKEPKKNPTPQKNDSSASPGQPTLSARNLAEGPTTDLIMKYFPGKLI
- the der gene encoding ribosome biogenesis GTPase Der produces the protein MSSTRTELPVVVLFGRTNVGKSTIFNRLSSGARSLVFDRPHVTRDPIEDVVNWNDKTYRLIDTGGVPLEKKNTEIDLAVRKSIEAILKKTSLILFVCDSTEGITADDRKLAQMARTSGLPTLLVINKVDNNDQDAQAISEFAEFGFHDIHTISAIHGRGFAKLLDRISALVPAIKHEEVQTEPEYKVAIIGKPNVGKSSMLNLLVREERSLVSDIPGTTREAVRSTINIHQTAIEFADTAGIRKQQAVEDPLELLMVKTSFKVLKHANLIVLMCDASEKRITDQELKLLFYAHKEHKSLILVVNKSDLITDEDKKAFLYHLSQYEHLTKKIPVIWTSCVTHKNISKIRETIHQIKIRSEQKLDVVSINTVIRRKLSEHPLTYNGTEFRILNVRPIKGDVPTLVVHTDHPEWVRPSHLAYFENVVRSQYDLLGCPVKFIVRNIN